A region of Mustela lutreola isolate mMusLut2 chromosome 17, mMusLut2.pri, whole genome shotgun sequence DNA encodes the following proteins:
- the THOC6 gene encoding THO complex subunit 6 homolog isoform X3: protein MERAVPHAVPLGQMEVFQALQRLHMTIFSQSVSPCGKFLAAGNNYGQIAIFSLSAALSSEAKEESKKPVVTFQAHDGPVYSMVSTDRHLLSAGDGEVKAWLWAEILKKRALRGHTDYIHCLALRERSPEVLSGGEDGAVRLWDLRTAKEVQTIEVYKHEECSRPHNGRWIGCLATDSDWMVCGGGPALTLWHLRSSTPTTIFPMRAPQKHVTFYQDLILSAGQGRCVNQWQLSGELKAQVPGSSPGLLSLSLNQQPAAPECKVLTAAGNSCRVDVFTNLGYRAFSLSF from the exons ATGGAGCGAGCTGTGCCACACGCGGTACCTCTGGGTCAG ATGGAAGTGTTTCAGGCCCTGCAGCGGCTCCACATGACCATTTTCTCCCAGAGTGTCTCACCCTGTGGGAAGTTCCTTGCAGCTGGCAACAATTACGGGCAGATCGCCATCTTCAG ctTGTCTGCTGCTTTGAGTTCTGAGGccaaagaagaaagtaagaaGCCCGTGGTCACATTCCAAG CCCATGATGGGCCTGTCTACAGCATGGTCTCCACTGATCGACACCTGCTCAgtgctggggatggggaggtgAAGGCCTGGCTTTGGGCAGAGATCCTCAAGAAG CGGGCTCTCCGGGGCCACACAGACTATATCCACTGTCTGGCACTGCGGGAGCGGAGCCCTGAGGTGCTGTCGGGTGGTGAGGATGGAGCCGTGCGACTTTGGG ACCTCCGCACAGCCAAGGAAGTCCAGACCATCGAGGTGTATAAGCATGAG GAGTGCTCGAGACCCCACAATGGGCGTTGGATCGGATGTCTGGCAACGGACTCAGACTGGATG gtcTGTGGAGGCGGCCCAGCACTCACCCTCTGGCACCTCCGATCCTCCACGCCCACCACCATTTTCCCCATGCGGGCACCACAGAAACACGTCACCTTCTACCAGGACTTG ATTCTATCTGCTGGCCAGGGCCGCTGTGTCAACCAGTggcagctgagtggggagctgaaGGCCCAGGTGCCTGgctcctccccagggctgcttAGCCTTAGTCTCAACCAGCAGCCAGCAGCACCCGAGTGCAAG GTCCTGACAGCCGCGGGTAACAGCTGCCGGGTGGATGTCTTCACCAATCTGGGCTACCGCgccttctccctgtccttctga
- the THOC6 gene encoding THO complex subunit 6 homolog isoform X1, which translates to MERAVPHAVPLGQMEVFQALQRLHMTIFSQSVSPCGKFLAAGNNYGQIAIFSLSAALSSEAKEESKKPVVTFQAHDGPVYSMVSTDRHLLSAGDGEVKAWLWAEILKKGCKELWRRQPPYRTSLEVPEINALLLVPKENSLILAGGDCQLHTMDLETGAFTRALRGHTDYIHCLALRERSPEVLSGGEDGAVRLWDLRTAKEVQTIEVYKHEECSRPHNGRWIGCLATDSDWMVCGGGPALTLWHLRSSTPTTIFPMRAPQKHVTFYQDLILSAGQGRCVNQWQLSGELKAQVPGSSPGLLSLSLNQQPAAPECKVLTAAGNSCRVDVFTNLGYRAFSLSF; encoded by the exons ATGGAGCGAGCTGTGCCACACGCGGTACCTCTGGGTCAG ATGGAAGTGTTTCAGGCCCTGCAGCGGCTCCACATGACCATTTTCTCCCAGAGTGTCTCACCCTGTGGGAAGTTCCTTGCAGCTGGCAACAATTACGGGCAGATCGCCATCTTCAG ctTGTCTGCTGCTTTGAGTTCTGAGGccaaagaagaaagtaagaaGCCCGTGGTCACATTCCAAG CCCATGATGGGCCTGTCTACAGCATGGTCTCCACTGATCGACACCTGCTCAgtgctggggatggggaggtgAAGGCCTGGCTTTGGGCAGAGATCCTCAAGAAG GGCTGTAAGGAGCTGTGGCGGCGTCAGCCTCCATACAG gaCCAGTCTCGAAGTGCCTGAGATCAATGCTTTGCTTCTCGTCCCCAAG GAGAATTCTCTCATCCTGGCAGGGGGAGACTGTCAGTTGCATACGATGGACCTTGAGACTGGGGCCTTCACA CGGGCTCTCCGGGGCCACACAGACTATATCCACTGTCTGGCACTGCGGGAGCGGAGCCCTGAGGTGCTGTCGGGTGGTGAGGATGGAGCCGTGCGACTTTGGG ACCTCCGCACAGCCAAGGAAGTCCAGACCATCGAGGTGTATAAGCATGAG GAGTGCTCGAGACCCCACAATGGGCGTTGGATCGGATGTCTGGCAACGGACTCAGACTGGATG gtcTGTGGAGGCGGCCCAGCACTCACCCTCTGGCACCTCCGATCCTCCACGCCCACCACCATTTTCCCCATGCGGGCACCACAGAAACACGTCACCTTCTACCAGGACTTG ATTCTATCTGCTGGCCAGGGCCGCTGTGTCAACCAGTggcagctgagtggggagctgaaGGCCCAGGTGCCTGgctcctccccagggctgcttAGCCTTAGTCTCAACCAGCAGCCAGCAGCACCCGAGTGCAAG GTCCTGACAGCCGCGGGTAACAGCTGCCGGGTGGATGTCTTCACCAATCTGGGCTACCGCgccttctccctgtccttctga
- the THOC6 gene encoding THO complex subunit 6 homolog isoform X2, with product MERAVPHAVPLGQMEVFQALQRLHMTIFSQSVSPCGKFLAAGNNYGQIAIFSLSAALSSEAKEESKKPVVTFQAHDGPVYSMVSTDRHLLSAGDGEVKAWLWAEILKKENSLILAGGDCQLHTMDLETGAFTRALRGHTDYIHCLALRERSPEVLSGGEDGAVRLWDLRTAKEVQTIEVYKHEECSRPHNGRWIGCLATDSDWMVCGGGPALTLWHLRSSTPTTIFPMRAPQKHVTFYQDLILSAGQGRCVNQWQLSGELKAQVPGSSPGLLSLSLNQQPAAPECKVLTAAGNSCRVDVFTNLGYRAFSLSF from the exons ATGGAGCGAGCTGTGCCACACGCGGTACCTCTGGGTCAG ATGGAAGTGTTTCAGGCCCTGCAGCGGCTCCACATGACCATTTTCTCCCAGAGTGTCTCACCCTGTGGGAAGTTCCTTGCAGCTGGCAACAATTACGGGCAGATCGCCATCTTCAG ctTGTCTGCTGCTTTGAGTTCTGAGGccaaagaagaaagtaagaaGCCCGTGGTCACATTCCAAG CCCATGATGGGCCTGTCTACAGCATGGTCTCCACTGATCGACACCTGCTCAgtgctggggatggggaggtgAAGGCCTGGCTTTGGGCAGAGATCCTCAAGAAG GAGAATTCTCTCATCCTGGCAGGGGGAGACTGTCAGTTGCATACGATGGACCTTGAGACTGGGGCCTTCACA CGGGCTCTCCGGGGCCACACAGACTATATCCACTGTCTGGCACTGCGGGAGCGGAGCCCTGAGGTGCTGTCGGGTGGTGAGGATGGAGCCGTGCGACTTTGGG ACCTCCGCACAGCCAAGGAAGTCCAGACCATCGAGGTGTATAAGCATGAG GAGTGCTCGAGACCCCACAATGGGCGTTGGATCGGATGTCTGGCAACGGACTCAGACTGGATG gtcTGTGGAGGCGGCCCAGCACTCACCCTCTGGCACCTCCGATCCTCCACGCCCACCACCATTTTCCCCATGCGGGCACCACAGAAACACGTCACCTTCTACCAGGACTTG ATTCTATCTGCTGGCCAGGGCCGCTGTGTCAACCAGTggcagctgagtggggagctgaaGGCCCAGGTGCCTGgctcctccccagggctgcttAGCCTTAGTCTCAACCAGCAGCCAGCAGCACCCGAGTGCAAG GTCCTGACAGCCGCGGGTAACAGCTGCCGGGTGGATGTCTTCACCAATCTGGGCTACCGCgccttctccctgtccttctga
- the HCFC1R1 gene encoding host cell factor C1 regulator 1 isoform X2, translated as MILQQPLERGPPGRAQRDPRAASGTPRAQDVSSPPRGAVPMSTKRRLEEEQEPLRKQFLSEENMATHFSRLSLHNDHPYCSPPMAFPPSLPPLRSPCSELLLWRYPGNLIPEALRLLRLGDTPNPHYSATQAGEIMEL; from the exons ATGATCCTGCAGCAGCCCCTAGAACGAGGACCCCCAGGTCGGGCCCAGCGCGACCCAAGGGCCGCGTCGGGGACGCCTCGAGCCCAGGACGTGAG ctcccctccccgAGGAGCTGTGCCCATGAGCACCAAGCGGCGCCTGGAGGAGGAGCA GGAGCCCTTGCGAAAACAGTTCCTTTCTGAAGAGAATATGGCCACTCACTTCTCTCGACTCAGCCTGCACAATGACCACCCTTACTGCAGCCCCCCCATGGCtttccccccatctctgcccccaCTCAG GAGCCCTTGCTCTGAGCTGCTTCTGTGGCGCTATCCTGGGAACCTGATCCCTGAGGCCCTCCGGCTGCTGAGGCTAGGggacacccccaacccccactacTCTGCAACCCAAGCTGGGGAGATAATGGAGCTCTGA
- the HCFC1R1 gene encoding host cell factor C1 regulator 1 isoform X3 gives MILQQPLERGPPGRAQRDPRAASGTPRAQDVREPLRKQFLSEENMATHFSRLSLHNDHPYCSPPMAFPPSLPPLRSPCSELLLWRYPGNLIPEALRLLRLGDTPNPHYSATQAGEIMEL, from the exons ATGATCCTGCAGCAGCCCCTAGAACGAGGACCCCCAGGTCGGGCCCAGCGCGACCCAAGGGCCGCGTCGGGGACGCCTCGAGCCCAGGACGTGAG GGAGCCCTTGCGAAAACAGTTCCTTTCTGAAGAGAATATGGCCACTCACTTCTCTCGACTCAGCCTGCACAATGACCACCCTTACTGCAGCCCCCCCATGGCtttccccccatctctgcccccaCTCAG GAGCCCTTGCTCTGAGCTGCTTCTGTGGCGCTATCCTGGGAACCTGATCCCTGAGGCCCTCCGGCTGCTGAGGCTAGGggacacccccaacccccactacTCTGCAACCCAAGCTGGGGAGATAATGGAGCTCTGA
- the HCFC1R1 gene encoding host cell factor C1 regulator 1 isoform X1, with the protein MILQQPLERGPPGRAQRDPRAASGTPRAQDVRSPSDCHGCEYPSLPVFLSLPREPLRKQFLSEENMATHFSRLSLHNDHPYCSPPMAFPPSLPPLRSPCSELLLWRYPGNLIPEALRLLRLGDTPNPHYSATQAGEIMEL; encoded by the exons ATGATCCTGCAGCAGCCCCTAGAACGAGGACCCCCAGGTCGGGCCCAGCGCGACCCAAGGGCCGCGTCGGGGACGCCTCGAGCCCAGGACGTGAG GTCCCCATCAGACTGCCACGGATGTGAATATCCCAGCCTGCCTGTCTTCCTGTCTCTCCCCAGGGAGCCCTTGCGAAAACAGTTCCTTTCTGAAGAGAATATGGCCACTCACTTCTCTCGACTCAGCCTGCACAATGACCACCCTTACTGCAGCCCCCCCATGGCtttccccccatctctgcccccaCTCAG GAGCCCTTGCTCTGAGCTGCTTCTGTGGCGCTATCCTGGGAACCTGATCCCTGAGGCCCTCCGGCTGCTGAGGCTAGGggacacccccaacccccactacTCTGCAACCCAAGCTGGGGAGATAATGGAGCTCTGA
- the TNFRSF12A gene encoding tumor necrosis factor receptor superfamily member 12A codes for MLPGPLRPLPRLLVLGLGLALLGAAGGERVPGTTPCSRGSSWSADLDKCMDCASCPARPHSDFCLGCAASPPTSFPLLWPILGGALSLALVLGLLSGFLVWRRCRRREKFTTPIEETGGEGCPGVALIQ; via the exons ATGCTTCCCGGTCCGCTGCGTCCGCTGCCGCGGCTCCTCGTGCTGGGGCTCGGGCTGGCGCTACTGGGCGCGGCGGGCGGGGAGCGAGTGCCAG GCACCACCCCCTGCTCTCGCGGCAGCTCCTGGAGCGCAGACCTCGACAAGTGCATGGACTGCGCGTCTTGCCCGGCGCGACCACACAGCGACTTCTGCCTGGgct GCGCTGCATCCCCTCCAACCTCCTTCCCCCTGCTGTGGCCCATCTTGGGGGGTGCTCTGAGCCTAGCCCTCGTGCTGGGACTGCTTTCTGGCTTCTTGGTCTGGAGACGGTGCCGCAGGAGAGAGAAGTTTACTA CCCCCATTGAGGAGACCGGCGGGGAGGGCTGTCCTGGTGTGGCACTGATCCAGTGA
- the CLDN6 gene encoding claudin-6, with protein sequence MASAGLQILGIVLTLLGWVNGLVSCALPLWKVTAFIGNSIVVAQVVWEGLWMSCVVQSTGQMQCKVYDSLLALPQDLQAARALCVVALLVALLGLLVYLAGAKCTTCVEDKDSKARLVLVSGIIFVISGVLILIPVCWTAHAIIRDFYNPLVSDAQKRELGASLYLGWAASGLLLLGGGLLCCTCPSGRSRGPNHYMARYSASAAHATSQGAPEYPTKNYV encoded by the coding sequence ATGGCTTCTGCTGGTCTGCAAATCCTGGGGATTGTCCTGACACTGCTTGGCTGGGTAAATGGTCTGGTGTCGTGTGCCCTGCCCCTGTGGAAGGTGACCGCCTTCATCGGCAACAGCATCGTGGTGGCCCAGGTGGTATGGGAGGGTCTGTGGATGTCCTGCGTGGTGCAGAGCACCGGCCAGATGCAGTGCAAGGTCTACGACTCCCTGCTGGCGCTGCCCCAGGACCTGCAGGCTGCTCGCGCCCTCTGCGTCGTTGCCCTCCTTGTGGCCCTGCTCGGGCTGCTGGTCTACCTCGCGGGAGCCAAGTGTACCACCTGCGTGGAGGACAAGGACTCCAAGGCCCGTCTGGTGCTAGTCTCTGGGATCATCTTTGTCATCTCAGGGGTCCTGATCCTGATCCCCGTATGCTGGACGGCTCACGCCATCATCCGGGACTTCTACAACCCCCTGGTGTCAGACGCCCAAAAGCGGGAGCTGGGGGCCTCTCTCTACTTGGGCTGGGCAGCCTCCGGCCTTTTGTTGTTGGGCGGGGGGCTGCTGTGCTGCACCTGTCCCTCTGGGAGGTCCCGGGGCCCAAACCATTATATGGCCCGCTACTCGGCATCAGCCGCACACGCCACCTCTCAGGGTGCCCCTGAGTACCCCACTAAGAATTACGTCTAA
- the CLDN9 gene encoding claudin-9 — MASTGLELLGMTLAVLGWLGTLVSCALPLWKVTAFIGNSIVVAQVVWEGLWMSCVVQSTGQMQCKVYDSLLALPQDLQAARALCVVALLLALLGLLVAITGAQCTTCVEDEGAKARIVLTAGVLLLLSGILVLIPVCWTAHAVIQDFYNPLVAEALKRELGASLYLGWAAAALLMLGGGLLCCTCPPPQIERPRGPRLGYSIPSRSGASGLDKRDYV, encoded by the coding sequence ATGGCTTCAACTGGCCTTGAACTCCTGGGTATGACCCTGGCCGTGCTGGGCTGGCTGGGCACCCTGGTGTCGTGTGCCTTGCCCCTGTGGAAGGTGACCGCCTTCATAGGCAACAGCATCGTGGTGGCCCAGGTGGTATGGGAGGGTCTGTGGATGTCCTGCGTGGTGCAGAGCACCGGCCAGATGCAGTGCAAGGTCTACGACTCCCTGCTGGCGCTGCCCCAGGACCTGCAGGCTGCTCGCGCCCTCTGCGTCGTTGCCCTCCTGCTGGCCCTGCTCGGACTGCTGGTGGCCATCACAGGGGCCCAGTGCACCACGTGCGTGGAGGACGAAGGCGCCAAGGCCCGCATCGTGCTCACCGCgggggtcctcctcctcctctccggCATCCTGGTGCTCATCCCCGTCTGCTGGACCGCACACGCCGTCATCCAGGACTTCTACAACCCCCTGGTGGCGGAGGCCCTCAAGCGGGAGCTGGGGGCCTCCCTCTACCTGGGCTGGGCCGCTgctgccctgctcatgcttggGGGGGGCCTCCTCTGCTGCACGTGCCCTCCACCCCAGATTGAGCGGCCAAGAGGACCAAGGCTGGGTTACTCCATCCCCTCCCGCTCAGGGGCTTCTGGACTGGACAAGAGGGACTATGTATGA
- the GREP1 gene encoding glycine-rich extracellular protein 1, producing MGTFPGAVAQPGYGGGVRPQKPVYGNGLGAGSFPGLGAQPGLGNGNGMGLGAQPGFGGGGKPQKPGFGNGNGLGGGAFPGVGAQPGPATQNGYRPGFGGGMKTQKPGLGNSNGLGAQPGLVTQNGYGAGFGGAMKPQKPGFGNGDGLGGQPGPAVPVGYGPGIGEGGKLQKPVYRNGLGARVFPGQGAQPGLGRGMSPLKPGFTPGLQLPAGYGNGNGVGAQPAPTPAIQWGLKPQKAGYQPLNGYGLGTELGFGGGLKPQKVDFAYGNGLGAGVFPEAHLQPEFPRTSGFRNGYGEEAPVYPKAAVPGSEGNGQAKALRGSSWPFMQPWGLALKPGYGPGGTYPGVGSQPATYGQLRPELGPGPFGSPPVKRDSSGPLGNGYGGHCPLGKC from the exons ATGGGGACCTTCCCAGGTGCTGTCGCCCAGCCAG GTTATGGAGGGGGTGTGAGACCCCAGAAGCCAG TATATGGAAATGGACTGGGAGCCGGTTCCTTCCCAGGGCTGGGAGCCCAGCCAG GACTCGGCAATGGGAATGGTATGGGACTCGGAGCCCAGCCAG GCTTTGGAGGGGGCGGAAAACCCCAGAAGCCAG GATTCGGGAATGGGAACGGGCTGGGAGGTGGCGCCTTCCCGGGAGTAGGAGCCCAACCAG GTCCTGCAACTCAAAATGGCTACAGACCAG GTTTTGGAGGGGGTATGAAGACCCAGAAACCAG GGCTCGGGAACAGCAACGGCTTGGGAGCCCAGCCAG GCCTAGTGACCCAGAATGGATACGGAGCAG GCTTTGGGGGGGCCATGAAGCCCCAGAAACCAG GATTTGGGAATGGCGACGGGCTGGGAGGCCAGCCAG GCCCTGCGGTTCCCGTGGGCTACGGACCAG GCATCGGTGAGGGCGGGAAGCTGCAGAAACCAG TTTACAGGAATGGGCTGGGAGCCAGAGTCTTCCCAGGCCAAGGGGCCCAGCCAG GCCTGGGAAGGGGCATGAGCCCTCTAAAGCCAG GCTTTACTCCCGGACTGCAGCTCCCAGCAG GATATGGCAACGGAAATGGGGTGGGGGCCCAACCAG CACCGACTCCTGCCATCCAGTGGGGGCTGAAACCTCAGAAAGCAG GATACCAGCCCCTGAATGGCTATGGACTGGGAACAGAACTGG GCTTTGGTGGTGGCCTCAAGCCTCAGAAAGTTG ATTTTGCTTATGGGAATGGTCTGGGAGCTGGGGTCTTCCCTGAGGCCCACCTGCAGCCAG agTTTCCCAGGACCAGTGGCTTTAGGAATG GGTATGGGGAGGAAGCACCAGTGTACCCCAAAGCAGCAGTTCCAGGCTCTGAAGGAAATG GTCAGGCCAAGGCCCTAAGGGGCTCTTCTTGGCCCTTCATGCAGCCTTGGGGGCTTGCCTTGAAGCCTGGATATGGGCCTGGAGGCACATACCCAGGGGTCGGAAGCCAGCCAG cgACATATGGACAGCTAAGGCCAGAGCTGGGCCCTGGACCGTTTG GCAGCCCTCCAGTGAAGAGAGACAGCAGTGGCCCACTGGGAAATGGCTATGGAG GCCACTGTCCTCTTGGGAAATGCTGA